From Candidatus Poribacteria bacterium:
GGACAATCGCAGTCCGCCCACCAAGCTCTCCGAGATACCGCATAGCATCCCCAATACGCGTGACACTGTCACACCGAATCTCCTCAATTGAACTTGCCAAGTTCACGCCCGACATGGGTGTATGTATTGTGTGCGGGAAAATCTTAAATCGCTCCAGTGCCTCGCGACACGTTCCCGCATCGTGTGCCCCCGGTTCCTGCCACTCGTCGCCTTCAGCCATCAGCTCGGTCTCACTGAAACCCGCAGCAGCAATCGACTCAAGTGTTGCCGCGAGGTCATGTCTTGCTTTGTCCTCTGCATCAAGAAAGAAAAGTCCCGAAGCTAAACTATATGTAGCCACTATAACCTCCTTGCCCGGAACGCAGATCTGCGTTCCCGACGATTTGATCGTATCCTACGCTCCATCAAGCATCTGCTGAACCCGATCGCTAACGCCTGCGACAACAGCGTTGAGAATCTCGCCACCCTTGGGGATGGTTGCCAATTTTGCGTTGTCGTAGTTGACCTCTCCCGTGCGGATGCGCTCCGGAAAAACGACCATCGCAAATGAGGTCTCAAACTCGCCGGCGTGCCCCGCACTCCGCTCCAACTCCAGATTCGCCTCATAAAAGGATTGCGGGGCAGTCTCCCAATAGGTCACATACGTGACATCCATATCATCGAGCCGCTTCATCACGTCGGGAGCGACGGGCTCAAGATTCTCTCGCTTGTTGCCGCCATGCCCGTTGAGCACCATAACTTTTGGAACGCCCAACCGTTTCAGGCTATTACATACATCGTGGACATATTCAAGATGGATTTCCGGGCGTATTGTCAAGGCACCGCCTCGATTCATG
This genomic window contains:
- a CDS encoding creatininase family protein → MLDNNVFLGELTRKELGEAISSGTIKGAIVPTGATEQHQDHLAMIHDTVSVTEIAKRAATNFYPHVLVTPTVPMSVSEHHMNRGGALTIRPEIHLEYVHDVCNSLKRLGVPKVMVLNGHGGNKRENLEPVAPDVMKRLDDMDVTYVTYWETAPQSFYEANLELERSAGHAGEFETSFAMVVFPERIRTGEVNYDNAKLATIPKGGEILNAVVAGVSDRVQQMLDGA